In a single window of the Elaeis guineensis isolate ETL-2024a chromosome 8, EG11, whole genome shotgun sequence genome:
- the LOC105045217 gene encoding transcriptional corepressor SEUSS, protein MVPSGPPTPVGGAQSVPQSLLRTNSGMLGGAQANSMPSQQSFSSLVSPRTQFNNNSSNMSLLGNISNVSSLLNHSFGNGGPVSGGGLSNPPVNLQQRGGVGGAVDMLGSAEPDPLSFASSSGPAQGQHFQNLPGSQLVSGQSQPQQFEGIQNFQQQYSMSHNQQQTQLRGGLGNMGSVGPVKLEPQMGPVKLEPQMGPSNNNGPPQQLQSLRSLGAVKMEPQQLHSIRSVGPVKLERQHSDSSLFLQQQQQQQQQQQQLLPMSRQPSPAAAAQINLLQQQRILQLQQQQQHLLKTLPQQRNQLQQQLQQSLPLRPQVKPVYEPGMCARRLTHYMSHQQHRPEDNNIEFWRKFVNEFFAPNAKKRWCVSLYGSGRQTTGVFPQDVWHCEICNRKPGRGFETTVEVLPRLCQIKYASGMLEELLYVDMPREHHNASGHIVLDYAKAIQESVFEQLRVVREGQLRVVFSPDLKICSWEFCARHHEELIPRRLLIPQVSQLGAAVQRYQNAAQNASSGLSTQELQNTCNSFVASARQLAKALEVPLVNDLGYTKRYVRCLQISEVVNSMKDLIDYSRETGRGPMDSLINFPRRTSVSSGLHSQLAQQREEQQTVAQNSNHNDQTAPLATAAQLTSASNGVLSVNNSLNAPPSTGTASAVAALLHQNSLNSRQENQMGSVTSPYGGGNTVQIPSASSSNSLPPSQPNPSSPFPSPTPSTSNNNTAPASHNTTHLSSANSPANMSTIQQPSTQSHEADPTESQSSVQQILQEMMMPSQLNGANTLGNEMKGINGMTPALNGGNCLVGNGMANGSGIGGMGFGSMGGIGPSATQSGFRAAMANNSMSMNGRVGMNHMSQDPTAMNHQQQQDMGNRLLGGLGQVNSFNNLPFDWNQ, encoded by the exons ATGGTGCCTTCCGGGCCTCCAACTCCGGTTGGCGGAGCCCAGTCGGTCCCTCAATCTCTTCTGCGAACAAACTCTGGCATGTTGGGCGGAGCCCAGGCTAATTCTATGCCTTCTCAGCAATCCTTCTCTTCCTTGGTCTCTCCTCGAACCCAATTTAACAACAACAGTAGCAATATGAGTTTGCTGGGTAACATCTCCAATGTGTCGTCCCTCCTTAATCACTCATTTGGGAACGGAGGGCCTGTTTCTGGTGGTGGGCTCTCCAATCCTCCAGTGAATCTCCAACAGCGAGGTGGTGTTGGAGGTGCAGTTGATATGCTAGGCTCCGCCGAGCCCGATCCTCTCTCCTTCGCCTCTTCATCTGGCCCAGCTCAGGGGCAGCACTTCCAAAATCTTCCTGGAAGCCAACTCGTGTCAGGTCAATCACAACCTCAGCAGTTTGAGGGGATACAGAACTTCCAGCAACAATATTCAATGTCCCACAACCAGCAGCAAACACAGCTTAGGGGAGGATTGGGCAACATGGGCAGCGTGGGTCCTGTCAAGTTGGAGCCTCAGATGGGTCCCGTCAAGTTGGAGCCACAGATGGGTCCTTCTAATAATAATGGTCCGCCACAGCAATTACAATCACTGCGCAGTCTGGGTGCTGTGAAAATGGAACCTCAGCAGCTGCACTCAATAAGAAGCGTAGGCCCTGTTAAATTGGAACGTCAACATTCCGATTCATCATTGTTTctgcagcagcaacagcagcagcagcagcagcagcagcagttacTCCCAATGTCAAGGCAGCCATCACCGGCTGCAGCTGCTCAGATTAATCTCTTACAGCAGCAGCGGATCTTGCagctgcagcagcagcagcagcacctTCTTAAGACCTTACCTCAGCAAAGAAACCAGTTGCAACAACAGCTTCAACAAAGTCTTCCTTTGAGACCTCAAGTGAAACCGGTGTATGAACCTGGAATGTGTGCACGGCGTTTGACCCATTATATGTCTCATCAACAGCATAGACCAGAA GATAATAATATTGAGTTCTGGCGAAAGTTTGTTAATGAGTTCTTTGCTCCCAATGCTAAGAAGAGGTGGTGTGTTTCTCTCTATGGAAGTGGGCGTCAGACCACCGGTGTTTTTCCTCAG GATGTATGGCACTGTGAGATATGCAACCGCAAACCTGGCCGTGGGTTTG AAACAACTGTCGAGGTTCTGCCAAGACTTTGCCAAATTAAGTATGCTAGTGGCATGTTGGAGGAACTTTTATATGTTGACATGCCTCGTGAGCATCATAATGCATCAGGCCATATTGTCCTGGATTATGCTAAAGCAATTCAAGAGAGTGTATTCGAGCAATTACGCGTGGTACGTGAAGGTCAGCTGAGGGTTGTTTTCTCTCCTGATCTGAAG ATTTGTTCCTGGGAGTTCTGCGCTAGGCATCATGAGGAGCTTATTCCTCGGAGATTGTTAATACCCCAG GTCAGTCAACTTGGAGCTGCAGTGCAGAGATATCAGAATGCGGCTCAAAATGCATCATCAGGCTTATCTACCCAAGAGTTGCAAAATACTTGTAATTC ATTTGTGGCGTCTGCTCGCCAGTTGGCTAAAGCTTTGGAGGTACCACTAGTAAATGACTTAGGATATACAAAGAGATATGTTCGTTGTCTTCAG ATATCAGAGGTGGTAAACAGCATGAAGGATCTGATTGACTATAGCAGGGAAACAGGGAGAGGACCCATGG ATAGCCTGATCAACTTCCCTCGAAGGACTTCTGTTTCTTCGGGCCTCCATTCTCAACTGGCTCAGCAACGTGAGGAGCAGCAAACCGTTGCCCAGAACTCAAACCACAATGATCAGACTGCTCCTCTTGCAACTGCTGCGCAACTTACGTCTGCTAGCAATGGTGTTCTGAGTGTAAATAATTCACTTAATGCTCCACCATCCACCGGTACTGCATCTGCCGTTGCTGCACTCCTCCACCAAAACTCATTGAATTCCAGGCAAGAAAACCAGATGGGCAGCGTCACCAGCCCCTATGGTGGGGGGAACACTGTTCAAATACCATCAGCTagttcttccaattcactgcCACCGTCCCAGCCCAATCCTTCATCTCCATTCCCCTCGCCAACACCATCCACATCAAACAACAACACAGCCCCAGCCTCACATAATACCACCCATTTGAGCTCTGCTAATTCACCTGCGAATATGTCTACAATCCAGCAGCCATCAACTCAGTCTCATGAGGCTGATCCAACTGAGTCGCAGAGTTCAGTGCAGCAGATCTTACAAGAGATGATGATGCCCTCTCAGCTAAATGGTGCCAATACCTTGGGAAATGAGATGAAGGGAATTAATGGTATGACACCAGCTCTGAATGGAGGCAACTGCTTGGTTGGAAATGGCATGGCGAACGGCTCGGGCATCGGTGGCATGGGGTTTGGAAGCATGGGTGGGATTGGCCCATCGGCCACACAGAGTGGATTTAGGGCAGCGATGGCTAACAATTCTATGAGCATGAATGGGAGGGTTGGAATGAATCACATGTCACAGGATCCAACAGCCATGAACCATCAGCAGCAACAGGATATGGGAAACAGGCTGTTGGGTGGCCTTGGACAAGTTAACAGCTTCAATAATCTTCCGTTTGATTGGAACCAGTGA